Proteins encoded in a region of the Sphingomonas sp. OV641 genome:
- the glgA gene encoding glycogen synthase GlgA, with amino-acid sequence MKVLAVASEAFPLVKTGGLADVVGALPQALAAHGITTTTMLPGYPAVMEAAAGRVVHTWRDLLGGGTARLLRGEIAGQPLIILDAPAFFMREGGLYGDATGADWPDNWRRFAAFARAAAEIGRGGVKGLSFDLLHAHDWQAGLAPAYLRYAGSPIKSVMTIHNIAFQGRFGADIFGELGLPEDAWAIDGVEYYGGVGFLKAGLEAADAVTTVSPTYAREILRPDFGMGLEGLVAQRAARVSGIVNGIDKAIWNPEHDAALPARYSAKTLARRSANKRAVEREFGLAPGDGPIFTVVSRLTWQKGMDVLASCLDELVEMGARLAMLGSGDPGLENNFLAAAARHAGRVGVRIGYDEPLSHLLQGGADAILIPSRFEPCGLTQLYGLAYGCVPIVARTGGLADTIIDANIAAMDAQVATGIQFDGVTRDSLLHAMRRACQLFADRRCWQGIQRCGMKADFSWGKSGAAYAALYRGLIDA; translated from the coding sequence ATGAAAGTCCTCGCGGTCGCTTCTGAGGCCTTCCCGCTGGTCAAAACGGGTGGCCTTGCAGACGTGGTAGGCGCGTTGCCGCAGGCGCTGGCCGCTCATGGGATCACAACGACGACGATGCTGCCCGGCTATCCGGCGGTCATGGAGGCTGCAGCCGGGCGCGTGGTTCACACCTGGCGTGACCTGCTCGGCGGGGGCACCGCGCGGCTGTTGCGGGGTGAGATCGCAGGCCAGCCGCTGATCATCCTAGATGCGCCTGCGTTCTTCATGCGCGAGGGCGGATTATATGGCGACGCCACGGGTGCAGACTGGCCGGACAACTGGCGCCGGTTCGCCGCCTTCGCGCGGGCGGCTGCGGAGATCGGGCGGGGCGGGGTGAAGGGCCTGTCCTTCGACCTGCTCCATGCCCATGACTGGCAAGCGGGGCTTGCGCCTGCCTATCTGCGCTACGCAGGTTCGCCGATCAAATCCGTCATGACGATCCACAATATCGCCTTTCAGGGACGCTTCGGCGCCGACATCTTCGGCGAACTTGGCCTGCCGGAGGACGCATGGGCGATCGACGGGGTCGAATATTATGGCGGTGTCGGCTTCCTGAAGGCGGGGCTCGAAGCGGCAGACGCGGTGACGACGGTCAGCCCGACCTACGCGCGCGAAATCCTTCGCCCGGACTTCGGCATGGGGCTTGAGGGCCTGGTTGCCCAGCGCGCGGCGCGGGTGTCGGGCATCGTGAACGGTATCGACAAGGCGATATGGAATCCCGAGCATGATGCCGCGTTGCCAGCCCGTTACTCGGCCAAGACGCTGGCGCGGCGATCGGCGAATAAGCGGGCGGTAGAGCGCGAGTTCGGCCTGGCGCCGGGCGACGGGCCGATCTTCACGGTGGTCAGCCGCCTGACGTGGCAGAAGGGCATGGACGTTCTCGCCAGCTGCCTTGACGAACTCGTTGAAATGGGCGCGCGGCTTGCCATGCTTGGCTCGGGTGATCCCGGACTGGAGAATAATTTTCTCGCCGCCGCGGCGCGCCATGCCGGACGCGTGGGTGTGCGCATCGGCTATGATGAGCCGCTGTCGCATCTTCTGCAGGGTGGTGCCGATGCGATCCTGATCCCGTCCCGCTTCGAGCCCTGCGGGCTGACGCAGCTATACGGTCTTGCTTACGGGTGCGTTCCGATCGTCGCGAGAACAGGCGGCCTCGCGGATACGATCATCGACGCGAATATCGCCGCAATGGATGCACAGGTCGCGACCGGGATCCAGTTCGACGGTGTCACGCGGGACAGCCTGTTGCATGCGATGCGGCGCGCATGTCAGCTGTTCGCGGATCGGCGTTGCTGGCAGGGCATTCAGCGCTGCGGCATGAAGGCCGATTTTTCGTGGGGGAAGAGCGGGGCTGCCTATGCCGCGCTGTATCGGGGATTGATCGACGCATGA
- a CDS encoding alpha-D-glucose phosphate-specific phosphoglucomutase, whose product MIETVATAPFQDQKPGTSGLRKKVKVFQLPNYAENFIQSVFDVVEDRSGATLVIGGDGRYLNREVIDKAIRMAAANGFARVLVGKGGILSTPAASHLIRSSGAIGGLVLSASHNPGGPDEDFGIKYNAENGGPAPEKITDAIYARTRAIDEYRIVRDGTIDLDRADPQELGGMKIEIVDPVSLYADLMETLFDFTAIRGAGLTMAFDAMHAVTGPYAKEILERRLGFAQGTVRNGTPLEDFGGHHPDPNLVHARELHDLMMSPDAPDFGAASDGDGDRNLIIGRGIFITPSDSLAMLAANAHLAPAYAGGLKGIARSMPTSAAADRVAAALGIPAFETPTGWKFFGNLLDAGKATICGEESAGTGSDHVREKDGLWAVLLWLNILAATGKTVKQIAQDHWADYGRNFYARHDYEGVESAAADALMAGLREKLADLPGRVIGDLTVETADNFAYHDPTDGSVSENQGIRILFVGGSRVVFRLSGTGTSGATLRVYLERYEPAGGQLDADTTEMLSGIAAAADEVAGIVRHTGRARPDVVT is encoded by the coding sequence ATGATCGAGACGGTGGCCACTGCGCCCTTTCAGGACCAGAAGCCCGGCACGTCCGGCCTTCGCAAAAAAGTGAAGGTCTTCCAGCTGCCGAACTACGCGGAGAATTTCATCCAGTCGGTTTTCGACGTGGTGGAGGATCGATCGGGTGCGACCCTGGTCATCGGGGGCGACGGCCGGTATCTGAACCGAGAGGTCATCGACAAGGCGATCCGCATGGCGGCGGCCAATGGCTTCGCCCGCGTGCTGGTCGGAAAAGGCGGCATCCTTTCCACCCCCGCCGCCTCCCACTTGATCCGCAGTTCGGGCGCGATCGGCGGGCTCGTCCTGTCGGCGAGCCATAATCCCGGCGGCCCCGACGAGGATTTCGGCATCAAGTACAATGCCGAAAACGGAGGGCCGGCACCCGAGAAGATCACCGATGCGATCTATGCGCGAACGCGAGCGATCGACGAGTATCGTATCGTAAGGGATGGTACGATCGATCTTGATCGGGCTGATCCGCAGGAACTGGGCGGGATGAAAATCGAGATCGTTGATCCGGTCTCGCTCTACGCGGATCTGATGGAGACCTTGTTCGACTTCACCGCCATTCGCGGGGCAGGGCTGACCATGGCCTTCGATGCGATGCATGCCGTGACGGGGCCTTATGCGAAGGAGATCCTGGAGCGGCGCCTCGGCTTTGCGCAGGGCACGGTCCGCAATGGTACGCCGCTGGAGGATTTCGGCGGTCATCACCCCGATCCCAATCTCGTCCATGCGCGCGAGCTCCACGACCTCATGATGTCGCCTGATGCGCCTGATTTCGGTGCCGCCTCCGACGGAGATGGCGACCGGAACCTCATCATCGGGCGCGGGATCTTCATCACGCCATCTGACAGTCTCGCGATGCTGGCAGCCAATGCCCATCTGGCGCCGGCGTATGCCGGGGGCCTGAAGGGTATCGCCCGATCCATGCCGACCAGCGCGGCGGCAGACCGAGTAGCTGCAGCACTCGGCATTCCGGCCTTCGAAACGCCAACCGGCTGGAAATTTTTTGGCAACCTGCTCGACGCGGGCAAGGCAACGATCTGCGGCGAGGAGAGCGCCGGTACCGGGTCTGACCACGTCCGTGAAAAGGATGGGTTGTGGGCGGTACTGCTATGGCTGAATATCCTGGCGGCGACTGGCAAGACGGTAAAGCAGATCGCGCAGGATCACTGGGCGGACTATGGCCGCAACTTCTATGCGCGTCATGACTATGAGGGCGTCGAGAGCGCGGCGGCAGATGCCCTGATGGCGGGATTGCGCGAGAAGCTTGCCGATCTGCCGGGGCGCGTGATCGGCGATCTTACCGTCGAGACGGCCGACAATTTCGCTTATCATGACCCAACGGATGGATCAGTGAGCGAGAACCAGGGCATCCGAATTCTATTCGTGGGTGGGAGCCGGGTCGTATTTCGCCTGTCCGGCACCGGAACATCAGGTGCGACGCTGCGCGTGTATCTAGAGCGATATGAGCCGGCTGGTGGCCAGCTCGATGCAGATACGACCGAGATGCTTTCCGGCATCGCGGCGGCGGCGGATGAGGTGGCAGGCATCGTGCGGCATACCGGACGCGCTCGCCCAGACGTCGTCACGTGA
- the glgC gene encoding glucose-1-phosphate adenylyltransferase → MEHRKGQPLARDAMAYVLAGGRGSRLAELTDTRAKPAVYFGGKSRIIDFALSNAINSGIRRIGVATQYKAHSLIRHLQRGWNFLRPERNESFDILPASQRVSEFQWYEGTADAVFQNIDIIESYDPEYMVILAGDHIYKMDYELMLQQHCEQEADVTVACMEVPRMEAVAFGVMHIDETGRIIDFVEKPADPPAMPGKPDVALASMGIYVFKTSLLIDQLRRDAETPGSNRDFGRDIVPWLVKNGKAVAHQFSTSCVRSSNEASAYWRDVGTVDAYWKANIDLTDVVPALDLYDRSWPISTYSELTPPAKFVHDIDGRRGSAVASLVSGDCIVSGSSIYRSLLFTGVRTHSFAMLDEAVVLPYVKVGRGARLRKVVIDRGVQIPDGLVVGDDPQLDARRFRRTDEGICLITKPMIDRLV, encoded by the coding sequence ATGGAACACCGGAAGGGACAGCCGCTCGCGCGTGACGCCATGGCTTATGTGCTTGCGGGGGGACGCGGCAGCCGTCTGGCGGAGCTGACCGATACGCGCGCAAAGCCGGCGGTATATTTCGGTGGCAAGAGCCGGATCATCGACTTCGCGCTGTCGAACGCCATCAACTCCGGCATTCGGCGGATCGGTGTCGCCACGCAATACAAGGCGCACTCGCTAATCCGGCATCTTCAGCGCGGGTGGAACTTCCTTCGCCCCGAGCGAAACGAAAGCTTCGATATCCTGCCCGCGTCGCAGCGCGTGAGTGAATTTCAATGGTATGAGGGCACGGCCGATGCCGTGTTCCAGAACATCGACATCATCGAAAGCTACGATCCCGAATATATGGTGATCCTGGCTGGTGATCACATCTACAAGATGGATTACGAGCTGATGCTGCAGCAGCATTGCGAGCAGGAAGCCGATGTGACGGTCGCGTGCATGGAAGTGCCGCGGATGGAAGCGGTCGCCTTTGGCGTCATGCACATAGACGAGACCGGCCGGATCATCGACTTTGTCGAGAAGCCCGCCGATCCCCCCGCCATGCCGGGCAAGCCGGACGTGGCGCTCGCATCCATGGGGATCTACGTTTTCAAGACGTCGCTGTTGATCGATCAGTTGCGACGGGATGCGGAAACCCCGGGATCGAACCGGGATTTCGGCCGCGATATCGTGCCGTGGTTGGTGAAGAACGGCAAAGCCGTGGCCCATCAGTTCAGCACGTCGTGCGTTCGCTCCTCCAACGAAGCGTCCGCCTATTGGCGCGATGTCGGGACGGTGGATGCCTATTGGAAGGCCAACATCGATCTTACCGATGTGGTGCCGGCGCTGGATCTGTATGATCGATCATGGCCGATCTCCACCTATTCGGAGCTTACGCCTCCAGCAAAGTTCGTCCATGATATTGACGGGCGGCGTGGATCGGCAGTCGCAAGCCTGGTTTCGGGTGATTGTATCGTCTCGGGTTCCTCCATCTATCGGTCGCTGCTGTTCACCGGCGTCCGCACGCACAGTTTCGCCATGCTCGATGAAGCGGTGGTCCTGCCCTATGTGAAGGTCGGGCGCGGCGCTCGGCTTCGCAAGGTGGTGATCGATCGAGGGGTTCAGATCCCCGACGGGCTGGTCGTGGGGGACGATCCGCAACTTGATGCTCGGCGCTTCCGGCGCACGGATGAAGGGATCTGTCTCATCACAAAGCCGATGATCGATCGGCTAGTATGA